The Biomphalaria glabrata chromosome 7, xgBioGlab47.1, whole genome shotgun sequence region ggctagaagaagaatagGCCTGCAATAACAAACACTGACATAATGGacagctttttttattttgtagatgTCAAATTCTCTCAGAAATAGAAGCTCAGAAATAGAAGCTCAGAAATAGAAGCGTTGGTTAAATTGGGATTTCGCTTTTCGAGCAAATACAAATTATTGACTTTGTTTCCCTCGGGCACCTATGAGATTTGCAAAATTTATGTTTAACCAATCATAGACTTTCGAAATAATTGCTTATGATCTATGCTTCTTCTAGAAATAACATTTGGCACATTCTGGTATTTAGTTCCCGAGTCAATTCAAAAAAAGAGTTTTCTCTTCAATCAATATTCAAAATGTGATCTGTTTTATCAGCTCTGTACTTAAGTTGAGTTATTCGAGTAAGATTAATAAATAATGGGAGTTTTCATACGATTTCGACAAGAACTTCTctaattagttaatatttaGCTGGTAAGAGATTCGGAGCATAGAAGATTAATTACAATTCTATTGTACTTACAATTCAGGAATAAAACCCAGAGATTTCGATTATGGTATCTGTCATTGTACTTACTATTTGACCACCACGCccgaaagaaaatatttgtatcGCTATATTTCATTTTCTGTGCATACAAATTAATCCAATAAATCTTTCAAACGCGACGTATAACTCATTATGTTAATAAAGTAAGGTATTGATTTATAACAATTACATCTTTCAATTCACTAACTCtagtgtatttatttacaggGTGAATGCCGTGAAATACTCTGTGACAGCAGAAAAAGACTATCGCTGGACAATGACACTTTGGAGTGGACGTGCACCCCTACTGACCAATGTCTCGTGAAAGGGTTTAACTTCGTTGTGGCCTGGCACGTGCTCGGACACGTCGCATCCGCCCGCGATGGCGACGGCCAAAAGACAAGCGAGGCAGATGATTTTTCGGGCTTTGGTGGACACTCGGTGACCGGAAGTGACGGTCATGGGTCAAGCTTGCCTGACGAGAAGCGTAAAATCAATGTGGAGGCCATAGGGGAGGCTGAACATTATTCCGAGGTTAACATCAGCATGCTGTCCACAGAGAACGAACATTTTGTTGTAAACCAGGCGCCCTCTGGCGCAGGGACACGTCTGCCCAACGACgataaagactttaaaaaatcgAGATATTACGACCTGGCCATCATTAGTAGACGATTTGTATGCGCTAATTTGGCAGCTCTGAACGTGACCAGTTTTTGTGTCGAGAGTTGTTGGCAGGAAGTTGTAAACAATGAGAACCAGACGAGAAATATTATGCGCTGTATTCCCGCCTTTGATTGTTACGCAAATTATTCCATTTATAACCAGAAGTCATCAATTCTATGCGAGTGTGTGCAGAGTCATAAACTAAAACATAACATCAGTGAGCCGCATACTAAGGGCTTTCTCTTACAAAGAACACAGCTAGACAGGTCAACTGACAAATGTAAAGGGAAACAACCGAAGATTAATCAGCAGAGCGCGGGAAAAATAAATTCCGTGAACATAGAAAATTCCAATTTTGTTACCAGCAAAATAATTATATTCGCCGACCCAACAGCGGACATAAATTCACtagaaaacaatttaatatcACAATATGTAGGTGTTAAAAAATTTCGAGGAATTAATATTTCAGTTAATGTTGAACTATCGTTGTTGGCTGGGACACTGAATGAACACGAATTCATTGAGGAAATGGGTAGCCATTTTGTAAAGTTGACTGCCATCGGCGCGTGCGCTCACGTGAAATTCAACGCGTCTGAAGTGAATGTAATCGAAGACGGGAAATTAATTATCATAGATCTCAACATAACTTTGCAACGATACCAATACCATCTTCACCATGACAACACAGTTCTGGTTTGTGTCAAAACCTTGGATGCTTCGTTCATTAGCGGAGTGCCACTAAAGAAGGAGGAATCAtctctcttggaagatcttgagAAAATCTTGACCCGGGTTTCCCTGTCAATGTCCATGATCTGTCTTGTACTAACGCTCGTGACGTATTGCGCCATCCCTGCTCTGAGGTCGATGCCAGGGAAAAACAATATGGTCTTAGTTATCTCCCTTATCGTGGCTCAGACAATGCTGGTTGTTGCGTACTTTACGGAAAGGGGCACTTTAGCTTGTACCCTGGTGGGCGTGGCACTACACTACTCCTGGTTGTCCACTATCTTCTGGATGACAGTCTGCTCTTTTCACATGTTCCACGTTTTCGTCATTCACCAAGCCACGCCAAGCGGCAATCGGTCTCACCGCTCATATCTTACCAGGTATTTCCTTGTGGTCCACGCGGCCTCAAGTTTAGTCGTCTTGTCTGTGGTAGTCTCAAGCCTCGTCCAGTCTTCTGGGAGCAGCTCAGGTTATGGGAACTGGGAATGCTACTTGGATACGACCCTGCTTGTGGCGCTGGGATTCGTCCTCCCTTTGTCAGTGGCGGTCGTCACCAACATCGGCCTCTTCACCGCCACCGTCATCACCATCGCCAGGCTCGAGAACGTGAAGAAGCACACCAAGAGAGAACAACACAACGTTCACGTTTACCTCAGGCTCAGCGCCTTGACAGGCATCACCTGGACACTGGCTCTCCTGGCGGCGATACCCGGCCTGGGCGTACTTAGGTGCGCCTCCGTTCTGGTCAACGGTTCTCAAGGCGTCTTTCTGTTTCTGTCCTACATCTGCAACAGACGAGCGTGGACTCTGTGGAGAAATGTTTTCAGTAAAACGAGACTCGGGAGCTCGATCAGATCCAGTCAAAACATGACCTCAACCACAAGCACTTAAACTCGAACTAATGCTTTATTGGAAACTTAAGTTCCTGAACATGGATAATACATCCAGATACAAATATTACGTTAGACTCGCGGGTCGTTGTATATAACTGAAACGCATGATTTAGACCTGTTCGAAAAACAAATACTAAAGGACCTACCAGCAGACATATTCCTTGAGTTATGTTTTttctagagagaaaaaaaaaagctttcaaaGATCATATTGCCCTAAAGTAAACAGATGATAGCTTCAGTAATTGAATCTGAAATATCTCTGCGATCTGCAGCAGACTAAAGACACATTCGGAAGAATCAGATCTACGTTATAGTCATACATTATAAAGCAGTGTGTTGTGTCAGTAACTAAATGTGTTCGGTTACATCTTTCAGAAACTGTCTTTCACTTAGCCACTGgtccaaaaaacaaaaccagatGTAGACCACAGGTGTGAACTAAAGATAATCCATTATTCTTTCAATTGAGGGATGAAATATGAACATTTCAACAGAATTTTTATCTACATTTTTGACTGAACAAATCTTTGTCTAAAAAGCTGTGAACAAAATGTTTGCTATGCCTGGACATTTTGAGTATATCGTTTTTCTTggtcatctaatatataaaatagaatgtaaggagtatgtaagTAGGTGTATATGCTctttatagaaatcaaaaccgtttgccAAATCttaatgaaaattattataCACGTTTGTTTGATAATAGCGGGGAGTTTAGGATATATAAAGTTGTCCTACAACAAGAGAGTTTACTGAATTTAGGTCTATAAGGCGTCTTTACTTGTTAACAGCATAAAGGCCTTTtatattacaaaacaaaaacagaacgAAAGTACCCAAGCAAAGCcgggtaaaaaaaacattgcttgTAAATATTTAGTTCTTTAAAGTCATTGTTGCTTAACCCTTATAGTGCTGATCTGTTTTACattgagtgcatacaaaatggaattacaattctgatgtttagaggctaatctaccacacgcgtttaaaGGGTTAATAACTCATTCGTACGTAAAGAGTTGGCCTAATTGAGACTTGCTTACAGATGACTAACTCGTAGAGTATTACGATACCGAAGACTTAAGACAATTATGAGACttacaaaacaaatcaatgaaGAGATAAGCCAAATAAGTTATATTTCTCTTACATTGTATTTCATATTATTTTCAGTAATATGTAAGTTATATTTTGTCAAGTGTTTTGGTGTTGGGGAGATGTGTGTGACTCTTGaaactatatttaattataaaaatataattcatGTTTGAGAGTCTCTTGTACGGGTGTCATTTTGTAGTGACAGTTAAGCCAAAcacaataaagtaaaaaaaaaaaaaagtttttgtaaaatgttttacatgtttcggatgttccaatCACAGTTGaaaataatctacttcctagtccaaacaaacctcccgcaggacgacgggggaaggCAGCGAGCaaatccgaacaacagtccagcgcgcatacaccacgaccaggcagcctgcAAGTCGCCTAAagtacggagagaaagagttaacgtagaatgggccacagtcgcTAGATGTGGTCACGTTAAAGTCTATCAACTATTTTGGATCGCTAAACTATATAAGTTATTTTTGCAATCTCAAGGGTCGAgatatgtttttaaatgaactttGTGTTAATCACAATTGAACATATGTGAcagaattaaatgtaaaaataatggTAATAACTTATACAATAGTCATACAGACTGGTTATGCTCGTGTGTGGGTGTTAGATGTATGTGTCTTATTAATGctgatataatatatacataagtGTGTGTTCGTTTATGTGGATTGAAGCCAAAATTATGCATATGTGACCTAATATATGTGGCCTGGTATATGTGGCCTGttattgcaatttattataACTTGCAGCTTTATTGCAGTGTTACATGAATCAAAAATTTCTGTTATTTAATTAATGtctaaatcagcggttctcaaccttatTAGCTCCGGGATCCCCTAATACAATTTTTCCACAAGGCGGCGACCCCGAACCATAAACCGAACCATAAACCGTAAATATGATTGaactaatgttataaaatcgtTATCAAAATGTATATATCTGATATCCATGTTATTAATCCCATTGTTAGAAACTGATTAAAAACCTTtatttagtgtaaaataaatgtgtgcttaaattacaaaaaaaaatgtatattttatgacTTACATTTCGTGTCTATAATATTCATGTTACATaattgacaatttaaaaaaaaagttaatcatGGAAAAAGTACAGTGTTTGATACAATAAACTACATTGCTACAAAAATATTCGCAACAGTATCTTTAAACACGACAAAGTAAAGGTTGAACTTGTTTCTGTTTCACTACATTAGGAGTTCACGGGGCTGTCTTTGTAAGAACACATCTTCTGCATCAAGTTTTAGTTCTGTAGTTAGACTTGATGATAACTAGCAAGTTGAAAAGCATGTTTCGCAAAGATATGTTTTTTGGAAATGGAATTGGAACTCATGACAAGAAAATCTCAAATAGAACAGAATGACTCCTAACACTTGACCCAAAATTGTGTAACtaactgacattgaagagaaatCATATTGAGCTGCATTGTAATGCGTCTGGCAGTGCCTTCGTTGCTAATATATGACGATGAATCATACAGTGAATTTAGGTGAATTCATATGGTGACTAtcttgtacaaaaaaaattgaaatccaaaaattaaccaactttatttattacatGACGTGCTGTAGAGCCGTTTCAAGAGGATTGCATAGAAACTAATCTTTGAAATCGCAATTATGTAAGCATCCagcttaattaataaaaaaaaaaaatcaggctTGACTCAGGTGGCAAGTACCATAATTCAAACATAGAGGCCCTAAAAGCTTCTTTTTGTGTTTGTGGCTCTCAAAATCGCCAGAGCTAtgtcgaggttcgacacccgactcgggcagagttgcgtttgctgagcgcctaaaggcagcacggaaaaccaactcctagatactccttcctcccccccccccccaaccggtccacaattaataaattaattaatttcaattatCAAACGTAAAACAGTAAAGGTGAACAATGTACAACGTCAAGCTGGATGCTTACAGTAATTGTGAACAATGTACAACGTCTGTTGATTTATCAAGCTGGATGCTTAATTTAGGAAAAGGAGCAGACATCATTTCCTGAATTACCTGGTCGATATGAAGACATGCCAACTATTCTcctatgaactgtaccattagCTCTGAAAATTGCACTAAATTTATTAACGAATTCGGCTCCAATCAAAACTCTAGCAATGCCTCGACAACTGTGTATGGTTTCATAGCTCTGGCAATTTTGAGAgccacaaacaaaaaaagaagcttTTAGGGGCCGCTATGTTTGAGTTATGGTACTTGCCACCTGAGtgaagtttgatttttttgactCCATCAGCCTTTGAAATTAAGATACTGGATGTCCTAATCGACAGATCTCAGACGTTTGTTAAGCTTCATACATTTGGCAGAGAGAGCTTCATTACAAATGACACATCGGGGTATTTCAAATCATGCTTTAACAActggagtaaaaaaaataaaaaatcattttcttttcttaacgtTCGAAGTCCATGTTCTTTGGTTGTTCCATAATGAATTTCATTCCTTCAATAACATGGACTATAATTCGATGGcgtattattatttaaatttgtttctttacaTTATATCTTCAACATAGAAATGTTTGATCACACAATGGTGTTACGACGCACTTGATGgacagaaatgaaaaaaaaataaattctgcaACAGTGTCGATGTGGTCGGCAATgacaattatttatatatacagtcctttttttttgtaattttctcCCCACATTGATAAAGGTATGCCGTACCGGTGCGTTCCGTCACTTCGAAGCACTGTATCTACGGTATCCTCCCTGTTCTGAGATCTGTATTTGTCACccccattttttattttagtttattgaTGCTAGATGATCGTTTCATAATATTCTAAATATTTAATCTGAGTAATGTCCCTTTTCCTTTTCACCATGAGTATAAATGGTTCACCAACAGTATAAATGTATACTTATGGTTCAAATAGGCTTGTTACAACAAGTTAAAGAAAATTCAATACAATTAGCTTACATTAACAATTAATGTTCTTGGGCGACCCCTGGAAAATGGTCTTTCGACCCCAAAGGCGTCGCGACCCATAGGTGGGAGAATGATACTAGTGCTGGTTATTGTAACGTTAGTTGCAGGATTGTATAATTGTACAAATTGAAACAGATTTACAGTTTGAGTATCATATGAAGAATCTAAACTGAAATAAATGATAACTCATCAAACAATTTTGCTGtctttttatcctttttttaaatctgtatactatgttttgtaaaatgttttgtaaaattttttgtatgtttcggatgtttcttcagagttaaatttacttcctagtccaaacgtcccgcaaaaaaaagtgtgacaaaacaaataatgaatATCTTTCAACTCTCAAAAACAAAACTCTAAACACTGTTTACATCTAACAAGACAACACTGGTTGAAAATTacttcagtagtaaacattgaTTTGACTAATTAAACAAGAACATACAACTAAAATAAGGTTTGACTTGAGTTAGGCCATATTAGAAtgtgcatcctctgtttgggatccatAAACTAGTGAATACATGACAAAACTAGAGCAAataagaaacagagaaagaaacgaatattcaaatttatttaagtaacaccattagtactAAACTTAGAGTAACTTTAgggacagaagaaaaaaaaaagaaaagtagccatctatatatatatatatataattctcttcatggcctAACCATGCCTGACACCACCGacaagtcatggaaagataactcttttatttctgcaagtcgtaCTAGAGTTACCTCACGCAACTTTcgcggagaaaaaaaaaaaggaggttgggggggggggggagggggagtgcaagcaattttgtctatatttacccgtcactaaatagcagggccggacttaaccattgcggggccctatgcgaaatggattgcgcaGGGCCAGttagggtagggataaggataataaataaaaattaagagtttttattagaaaataatttcgtctttgctttttattcattctttactatgtacagaattacctaacgagccttgcatgtagcgaagtcatacagtatgtcataaaaattctgtttcctacatacaTCTCGctaaatagcaagaattaccaaatgtttctatctatcttcgagaattgttgacctcaagtaattcttcattagtttcagGCGCGAGAAGttttttcaccagattccacaattatgggtattgcataatgacgttttttttatatcgcgcgtaggataggcgttttccatattgaatgacacccaaaaaatcaattattgtctatatatttcatacgatttttatgagttttcaaaagattttaataatttccggagatttctaGGTCTTTTTCGCCTATTTTgcagtttcaggagatttccaggagctcctggtaaatcaggaggccgcaggaaatctgttataagttataaaatggtttaatttaataatttatacctagaagtagcgcgggtcctatgtaAGTTCGGAGCCCATTgctgtcgcataggttgcagtggcggCCCTGCAAAAAAagaggcgtatgctacgccgtgggtcgactagttatatgtatatattttaaatccAATAATTTCCAAGGCGGAAACCAGAAGAGCATAAAACACTATAGGTGAGTGACAGCACGTTGGAAAAGCCAAAAGTATAGTACTCCTTTCAGATAGAGAGGCTAACGGAGATGctatgtggccagcgcaacgaccaacctttACTTTACGAAACTAatggcaggtacccattagagatggttggactcaggggcgtcctaaaaatcacgaaattcaaaatcccaggcTTCACTGAGATCTCTCAGCCACCATGTTTGGAGACGAAAGTGACCACTAAGATAACTTATACAAATAAACCATACAAGCTGAACAAGGTTTAGTtttcttcacctatcccttactctgttgg contains the following coding sequences:
- the LOC106070844 gene encoding uncharacterized protein LOC106070844, whose amino-acid sequence is MPAFHNLKYILLFWTLSVTDMDMPTCLADGFSEEELQAGFIFTSRRIPRTLTHGGTTSAETVANRRLALAYQAHLCSWKCHRDNFTQSLPDTLRFPLFRISCVDCSCDKDCSKYGDCCGNFTRLQAQQHMYECVRINQDSGVYALKSCPDEIYSGRKKILKNSSKNSTHKVKDLNRTRTECLRCSNESASLISVGNKTYCNEHCLQCNERRSLLQSDMIWNSTRSNASLAKNTSLGSISRDKQDAPLKEGRDFIEHFRPDGAVVRECDIRSSNDAGPCDIHHVGTELSAEKKMTLEHFKTLCEIYDSPVIFGHFRFNNVFCFLCHINLPGQKISRLKINLSMLTDLSRAIRTVQGKSREAEKKKQEREQGVPVDAPCNGGYMRFKNKGECREILCDSRKRLSLDNDTLEWTCTPTDQCLVKGFNFVVAWHVLGHVASARDGDGQKTSEADDFSGFGGHSVTGSDGHGSSLPDEKRKINVEAIGEAEHYSEVNISMLSTENEHFVVNQAPSGAGTRLPNDDKDFKKSRYYDLAIISRRFVCANLAALNVTSFCVESCWQEVVNNENQTRNIMRCIPAFDCYANYSIYNQKSSILCECVQSHKLKHNISEPHTKGFLLQRTQLDRSTDKCKGKQPKINQQSAGKINSVNIENSNFVTSKIIIFADPTADINSLENNLISQYVGVKKFRGINISVNVELSLLAGTLNEHEFIEEMGSHFVKLTAIGACAHVKFNASEVNVIEDGKLIIIDLNITLQRYQYHLHHDNTVLVCVKTLDASFISGVPLKKEESSLLEDLEKILTRVSLSMSMICLVLTLVTYCAIPALRSMPGKNNMVLVISLIVAQTMLVVAYFTERGTLACTLVGVALHYSWLSTIFWMTVCSFHMFHVFVIHQATPSGNRSHRSYLTRYFLVVHAASSLVVLSVVVSSLVQSSGSSSGYGNWECYLDTTLLVALGFVLPLSVAVVTNIGLFTATVITIARLENVKKHTKREQHNVHVYLRLSALTGITWTLALLAAIPGLGVLRCASVLVNGSQGVFLFLSYICNRRAWTLWRNVFSKTRLGSSIRSSQNMTSTTST